In the Hordeum vulgare subsp. vulgare chromosome 7H, MorexV3_pseudomolecules_assembly, whole genome shotgun sequence genome, one interval contains:
- the LOC123407001 gene encoding 60S ribosomal protein L32-1, which produces MAVPILTKKIVKKRVKHFKRAHSDRYIGLKQSWRRPKGIDSRVRRKFKGCTLMPNIGYGSDKKTRHYLPNKFKKFVVHNVSELELLMMHNRTYCAEIAHNVSTKKRKDIVERAAQLDIVVTNKLARLRSQEDE; this is translated from the exons ATGGCGGTGCCGATTCTGACGAAGAAGATCGTGAAGAAGAGGGTCAAGCACTTCAAGAGGGCCCATAGCGACCGCTACATTGGCCTCAAG CAAAGCTGGCGCAGGCCAAAGGGTATTGATTCCCGTGTCAGGAGAAAGTTCAAGGGATGCACCTTGATGCCCAACATTGGCTACGGTTctgacaagaagaccaggcattaCCTTCCCAACAAGTTCAAGAAGTTTGTTGTCCACAATGTCTCTGAGCTGGAGCTGCTTATGATGCACAACAG GACCTACTGTGCGGAGATTGCGCACAACGTCTCCACCAAGAAGCGCAAGGACATCGTTGAGCGTGCCGCACAGCTCGACATCGTGGTTACCAACAAGCTTGCCAGGCTCCGCAGCCAAGAGGATGAGTAA
- the LOC123406999 gene encoding pentatricopeptide repeat-containing protein At5g18390, mitochondrial, translating to MSSSVSAAVLRRLGDRLGLRRLATLPDYAAGEEELPHHPTSKDAYFAAVNHLSTIVRRDFYLERTLNRLRLPSPFPPDLALRVIRAAAPSEPLHAARFLAWIRAKPNFSPSADHFDALLLPLARARLFTHLWTQASDMRALGLPLSPATFSAVISSYGHSRLAEQAVEVFNRLPHFGCPQTTEVYNALLDALCANGNFAGAYKLLRRMARKGVAPDRATFSTLVDAWCASGKLREAQAFLDDMATRGFRPPVRGRDLLVDGLVRAGRLEEAKAFALRITKEGVLPDVATFNSLAQALCDAGDVEFAVGLLADASSRGMCPDISTYKVMLPAVAKAGRIEEAFRLFYAAIEDGHRPFPSLYAAIVKALCKAGRFADAFAFFGDMKSKGHPPNRPVYVMLVKMCVRGGRFLDAANYLLEMSEAGFAPRAPTFNVVVDGLRHLGKHDLARRMEQLEMSLKGN from the coding sequence ATGTCGTCCTCCGTTTCCGCCGCCGTTCTCCGCCGCCTCGGCGACCGGCTCGGCCTCCGCCGACTCGCCACGCTCCCCGACTACGCGGCCGGCGAAGAGGAGCTGCCGCACCACCCCACCTCCAAGGACGCCTACTTCGCGGCGGTAAACCACCTCTCCACCATCGTACGGCGCGACTTCTACCTGGAGCGCACCCTGAACCGCCTCCGCCTCCCGTCCCCATTCCCGCCGGACCTCGCGCTCCGCGTCATCCGCGCCGCTGCCCCCTCTGAGCCCCTCCACGCCGCCCGCTTCCTCGCGTGGATCCGGGCGAAGCCCAATTTCTCCCCCTCCGCCGATCACTTCGACGCGCTGCTCCTCCCGCTCGCCCGCGCGCGCCTCTTCACCCACCTGTGGACCCAGGCCTCCGACATGCGCGCGCTCGGCCTCCCCCTCTCTCCGGCAACCTTCTCAGCGGTCATCTCGTCCTACGGCCACTCCCGTCTCGCCGAGCAGGCCGTCGAGGTCTTCAATCGCCTTCCCCACTTCGGGTGCCCGCAGACCACCGAGGTCTACAACGCCCTTCTCGACGCGCTCTGCGCCAACGGCAACTTCGCCGGCGCCTACAAGCTGCTCCGCCGCATGGCGCGCAAGGGCGTGGCCCCCGACCGCGCCACCTTCAGCACGCTCGTCGACGCCTGGTGCGCATCGGGGAAGCTCCGGGAGGCGCAGGCGTTCCTGGACGACATGGCCACCCGCGGGTTCCGGCCGCCAGTGCGCGGCCGGGACCTCCTCGTCGACGGGCTCGTCCGAGCTGGGCGCCTGGAGGAAGCCAAGGCATTCGCCCTCCGCATCACCAAGGAGGGCGTCCTCCCCGACGTGGCCACATTCAACTCGCTCGCCCAGGCGCTTTGCGATGCTGGTGATGTGGAATTCGCGGTGGGTCTTCTTGCCGATGCTTCCAGTCGTGGCATGTGCCCAGATATCTCAACTTACAAAGTGATGCTACCGGCCGTGGCCAAGGCTGGTCGAATTGAGGAGGCATTCCGATTGTTCTATGCGGCTATTGAGGATGGCCACCGGCCCTTCCCAAGTCTATATGCGGCGATCGTCAAGGCGCTCTGCAAGGCAGGTCGTTTCGCTGATGCTTTCGCCTTCTTTGGTGATATGAAGTCCAAGGGGCACCCACCTAATCGGCCTGTGTATGTGATGCTtgtgaaaatgtgtgtgaggggTGGTCGGTTCTTGGATGCTGCAAACTACCTTCTTGAGATGAGTGAGGCTGGGTTCGCGCCACGGGCGCCAACCTTTAACGTTGTTGTTGATGGGCTGCGGCATCTTGGGAAACATGATCTAGCCCGGAGGATGGAGCAGCTTGAGATGTCACTAAAAGGAAACTGA